Proteins from a genomic interval of Clostridium sp. M62/1:
- a CDS encoding metal-dependent transcriptional regulator encodes MKIHASGEDYLEAVLILQKKQGMVRSIDLARYMGFSKPSISHAVGVLKNGGFLTVDDDGFLHLTVIGREIAEKIYERHLFFMEQFIAVGVDQETAEQDACRIEHAISDTSFRKLKEKVQGTD; translated from the coding sequence ATGAAGATTCATGCGTCCGGGGAGGATTATCTGGAGGCTGTGCTGATACTCCAAAAGAAGCAAGGCATGGTCCGCTCCATTGACCTTGCCCGGTACATGGGCTTTAGCAAACCGAGTATCAGCCATGCGGTAGGCGTTTTGAAAAATGGAGGTTTTCTGACCGTGGATGATGATGGGTTCCTTCATCTGACCGTCATAGGTCGGGAGATTGCCGAGAAAATCTATGAACGCCATTTGTTTTTTATGGAGCAGTTTATCGCTGTTGGCGTCGATCAGGAAACAGCGGAACAAGACGCCTGCCGGATTGAACACGCCATCAGTGATACATCTTTCCGAAAGCTGAAGGAGAAAGTACAAGGAACCGATTAG
- a CDS encoding ABC transporter ATP-binding protein: MNPNNVWKKNREFYIGVAGTVLEGLFSGSLFMLLYSVMRFLWDGQFDMNRVLVLTGVIALIFLLRILIYSYGYTKAQIGGAKVSKNIRLFMGDHLKRIPLSRFTQGQTGDYINTITSDVNNYEKILTHKIGDIAKSFALSLMLIVFVMTIYFPAGLILLIADLLLIPGLWLSFRQVAKYGKEKNDICAENVSSIVEYVSGIQTFRAYGVGGLKNKTVIHAMQEFSRISFVYEAKVLPIGAGFGILSWLSCPVVIWTAYGPWAAGTLDTVSYLLICMLPLFCAKLANSIFVDLTSYKNLMISKNKIMAVMKEPEETGSMEPLQAASHEIVFDHVNFSYVPGEPVLKQASFTVPDQKLTAIVGDSGSGKSTILNLIAKYYEVSGGTISIGGRPINHIAAERVLDQISMVDQDVFLFDDTVRENIRHARPDATDAEIEVACREANCDGFIRKMERGYDTPIGENGNLLSGGERQRLSIARAILKNSPILLLDEATASLDIENELAVKQAIANLLKEKKTVVMIAHTLSIVKNADQILVVSDGRITEAGTHEELLAKDGKYAAMWNAEQQLSA, from the coding sequence ATGAATCCAAATAACGTATGGAAGAAGAACCGGGAGTTTTATATTGGCGTTGCCGGGACTGTCCTGGAGGGACTGTTCTCTGGTAGCCTGTTTATGCTGCTTTATTCCGTCATGCGGTTTTTATGGGACGGTCAGTTTGATATGAACCGTGTACTGGTCCTGACAGGTGTTATTGCACTTATCTTTCTGCTCCGTATTTTGATATACAGCTATGGCTATACCAAAGCACAGATCGGCGGCGCAAAAGTCAGTAAAAATATCCGCTTGTTTATGGGCGACCATCTCAAGCGTATCCCGCTTTCCCGGTTTACACAAGGGCAGACAGGCGATTATATCAACACCATTACCAGTGATGTAAATAACTATGAAAAAATTCTGACCCATAAGATCGGGGACATTGCAAAGAGCTTTGCCCTGTCGCTGATGTTGATTGTTTTTGTGATGACGATCTACTTTCCAGCCGGGCTGATCCTTCTGATTGCCGACCTGCTTTTGATCCCCGGATTGTGGCTTTCTTTCCGGCAGGTAGCGAAGTATGGCAAAGAGAAGAACGATATTTGTGCAGAGAATGTCAGCAGCATTGTGGAGTATGTATCCGGTATCCAGACTTTCCGGGCCTATGGCGTTGGCGGTCTGAAAAACAAAACCGTGATTCATGCCATGCAGGAGTTTAGCAGGATCAGCTTTGTGTATGAAGCCAAGGTTCTCCCGATAGGTGCGGGATTTGGTATTTTGAGCTGGCTGTCCTGCCCGGTTGTGATCTGGACGGCCTATGGCCCCTGGGCAGCCGGAACTTTAGATACCGTGTCCTATCTTTTGATTTGTATGCTGCCTTTGTTCTGTGCGAAGCTGGCAAATTCCATTTTTGTAGACCTCACCAGCTATAAGAATCTGATGATCTCGAAAAATAAAATCATGGCTGTGATGAAGGAACCGGAAGAAACCGGCAGCATGGAGCCGCTACAGGCAGCCTCCCATGAGATTGTATTTGACCATGTGAACTTTTCTTATGTTCCTGGGGAACCGGTGTTAAAACAGGCTTCCTTTACTGTGCCGGATCAGAAGCTGACCGCCATTGTGGGGGATTCCGGCTCCGGCAAGTCTACCATCCTGAACCTGATTGCAAAATACTATGAAGTATCTGGCGGCACGATTTCCATAGGAGGCAGACCGATCAATCATATAGCTGCGGAACGGGTATTAGACCAGATTTCTATGGTGGACCAGGATGTGTTCCTGTTTGATGATACAGTGCGGGAGAATATCCGCCATGCCCGTCCGGATGCTACGGACGCAGAAATTGAAGTGGCCTGCCGAGAGGCAAACTGTGACGGCTTTATCCGCAAGATGGAGAGGGGTTATGATACGCCGATTGGGGAAAATGGAAATCTCCTGTCCGGCGGCGAACGCCAGCGCCTTTCCATAGCACGTGCCATTTTGAAAAACAGCCCGATCCTGCTGCTTGACGAGGCGACGGCCTCCCTAGACATTGAGAATGAATTGGCGGTAAAGCAGGCGATTGCGAATCTACTGAAAGAGAAAAAAACCGTGGTGATGATCGCACATACCCTATCCATCGTAAAAAATGCCGATCAGATTCTGGTGGTTTCCGATGGTCGGATCACCGAAGCTGGTACACACGAAGAATTGTTAGCAAAGGATGGAAAGTACGCTGCCATGTGGAACGCAGAACAGCAGCTTTCCGCCTAA